GTTCATGGATCCTTTTCCTGCTTGAGAAGTCAATCAGTTTGCAACAACATATGTGTTATATACTTGCATACTGTGGTGGATGGCTTTGATTGTGATTTGTGCTTATATCTCAATTACTTACAATTTCCTACTCTTACAAACAGCTTGTGCGGATGGAGTGCTCAGGATATTCAAGTTGGATGATGCTTCGAGTAAAAGTTTCAAGTATGAATTTCAAGTACCCTTTGTACATTACCACTTACCAGATAACACTGCAATGTTAGTTATGCTCATTAGTTCCATTGCTTTTCATTTATCAAATTCTGCAACATTTTCAACAGGTTTCTGAGAATTAATTTGCCTGTTGGAGGTCATCCTGTTGCAGTTTCATTTTCTGATGATGGATTATCTTTAGTTGCGGCTTCCCAAAGTCTTTCCGGTTCTTCTTTGTACATGTATGGGgtggaaaaacccaaaacttcTGAGGAAGTAAAGCAGCAGCCCAAGCTTCCCCTGCCTGAAATCAAGTGGGAACATCACAAAGTTCACGAGAAATTGGGTATTCTCACCTTATCTGGGACCACCGCAAGTTATGGGAGTGCTGATGGGAGTACAATTGTTGCTTCATGCTCAGAAGGTatcttcttattttcttatcCTGCAGTAGAAATTGCACGCATGCTTTTCTTCAACATGTTCCTCACTTTATACCACTTAATGACACACTTAAATAATTGTCTATTGAAAGGATAACGATTCGAGTTTCCTTGACTGATTTAATTAATGGTTTTTGAAATCTTGTGATGCTAGAAAGTGGTTGCTCAGAAATTTTGGTTCCTAGCCTTTAAAGGGTTGAATAAGGTGTACCATTAAATCCAATAAGATCGGTTCAGGTTTCaggtttaaaaaattaaataaatttgaacTCCACAAACTGAACCCAAAGTGAatgcttttaaaaatttcaagttaTGCTTCAAAATGTTTTTCCTATTCCTTTACCATACACTCCCCCACTCTGATTCAGTGCTTTAACCTTAAACTCTCTAAACCTATTTTActcttttcaattttactATCTATGGCACCTTCTCCTGCCTCTCAAGTCACAACCTCACCGCCTCTCCTCCTCCGGCCATTCCCTCGCAATTTCCACCCTTCAGCTGCTTCCTACCTTTCTTGCAGTTTCCCctccctcaattctcaaccACTCCCAGCATCATTGTTACAATGCCATTGTCTCGCTCTTACCTCTCTGTCTCAGCATTTCTCATTCCCTCAACTCACCGATCTATCTTTAGTCCTCTCTGTCTCTAGCTGTCATACATGCAGACTGAAGTAACCTTTATGGTTACACTTGTAGCAAGGAATCAGTGGTAtccctttcctttttcatttcaatgaGTATGCAACTATGCTTAACCAGGCTGGCCCTCTTCGTCTTAATAGTTTCAAGAGGTTCCATCTACCTCTATGTATGTTCGTACCTCAATTACTTAAATGAGGATATTTCTTTGAGGATTATATCACCAATAAATGAAATGCATTATCTTTCAAAATgcattatcattttttttttggcccgATATCTCTTGCCCCATCCAAGATTCATACTAGAATTTCACATTGCCCATGGACCATCAAGATTATGATCTCAATATGAATACTGGATATTTCTGCACAGTTGCCCTTGATAGAATGTCCATTCCTTGTGGTTCTTATATTTTGTTACCTTTAGGAACTGACATCATACATTCCTTGTGGTTCTTATATTTTGTTACCTTTAGGAACTGACATCATACTCTGGCATGGGAAAACCGGCAAGATTTTGGGGCATGTTGACACAAATCAGTTGAAAAACACCATGGCTGCTTTATCACCAAATGGGCGTTTCCTTGCTGCAGCAGCTTTTACTGCAGACGTGAAGGTAATTATCTATAAGTTTTCTATTGGTTGAGTCAAAGTCCACCAGAAATATGGGGTATGTAAACAAAGTTCCAAAATGTTAGAAGTTCTGTACCTGTGTCTGCATCAGTAACTTTCTGGATACCGTAATCAACTTCGCTGTTACTTGGCCTGTTAGAGCTATAAGGTGCTTTATGGTATACAATTAAATTAGGCTTGTTAACATCTCAGATTTTCTTGGCAGGTGTGGGAGATTGTATATTCAAAGGATGGTTCAGTCAAGGAGGTCTCAAAAGCTATGCAACTTAAAGGGCATAAGGTTTCTTATATGTTTTATGTACAATGCAATTACATAATCTGATTTAATGCATGTATTCACAAAACCTCTCTGTCGACTCCATTATATTTTTAGAACTAATCGAGATCAAGTTAAATGTTTAGCATTGactggaagaaaaaaaaaggttaaatgTTTAGTATGTGTTGTATCCCATTTCTTCAGTGAACTATATTTTTCGATGTTTTGTCTGTTTTTAAACATGCAAAATCTTTTtctagttttattttcttcaggAGATAATATATTCACTCCGAATGTAGCTTCCCACAGTCCTTGCACTCACATATAAGGAGTGCATAAAGCTACTTTTGGATTGCAAATAACAATTTCTTAACTTTTTAATAATCAGTATATTTGAATTCGTTGGGCTGTACAACTTCTGATTCTCTTTTTTATCAGCAATTCTTTGACTGATGCTTGATTGTATGTGCTATAACTTAATGCCATCTGGTTGTTTTTCAGAGTGCAGTAACTTGGTTATGCTTTACTCCTAACTCAGAACAAATTATCACAGCATCCAAAGATGGTTCAATAAGAATTTGGAATATCAATGGTATGTATAACTTAGCAAGATTATGCTCTGTATATTTGCTGTCTTTGTCATGTATAACAGCTAATTGCAAAAACAACCTCCTCCCTCCATGTACCCATGTAATCTTAGTCTGACACATGGAGTACATATCAACTGCCTTTTCAACACAGTAATACAGAAAGACATAGTAATTcaactgaataaaaataaaaattgagtCGTGTTTTTCACCAGTTTCTTGTTGCCATATATGCTCAAATTTAGAGAACACACTTCCATTAATTATGTTACTTAATATGGTCGGTCTTGCAGTTGAgttatataatattatggaatttttatttctttggcTAATTTGGAGCAATGGtccctgaattggttctataCTAAATGTAACTATTCTTCTGCATGGCACTTACAAAAATTGCTTAGATTTATGAGTGGGTTTGTTTCTGATAGATTGAGTTGGTATCTTTAATTTGCCATACTAACCTTCTTGTTGTCTGTTCTCTCAAAGTTCGATATCATATGGATGAGGATCCGAAAACTCTGAAGGTGTTTCCAATTCCACTTGATTTGGGTGGTGCAACTGTGCAGTATGATCGTCTTAGTTTATCTCCTGATGGAAAAATATTGGCAGCAACTCATGGTACTACACTACAGTGGCTATGTGTTGAAACTGGAAAGCTTTTGGACACAGCTGACAAAGCCCATGAAGGTACGCTTGAgtgttgagtttttttattctttagcATTTCCATGTACCTTCGTGGTTCTCTAATATCATATTAGctaatttataattaacaCTTAGCTTCTATATTATGACACCCAATCTATTATGGTTCCTATGGCCTAGTAATGGTTCCTTAGCTTCTATAATATAACTGCTAGTCAGACTGTTGTGGAGCTTTGGATTGTTATCGCAAAGATAGTTTCATTGTGAATCTTCtttaatctttctttttcatgcaGGTGACATCACATGCATTGCATGGGCACCCAAGACGATTCCGATGGGTAAAACACTTCTCTTAAATGTTTTAAGTTGTCTTCTAAGTAGGTTTTATACATCTTTACCACTCCACTGTTGATGAGTTTGGCACAatgaaagacaattttgcgaagggaatttattttgttaaatgtGTAAATATATGCCACCCAGCTTGTACAGTCCaatttttgaccaaaaactTGGACAGTCGAATTAATGGTGTGACATCGAGGATAAGATTGTTGATTTGTTGGAACTTGGAGAGATTAAATAATCAAGACTATCCAATTAAATACAATCTGGTtggaattatttattttcattgttGCTTCGAAGATAATAACATTGTGTTGTCCTCTCTATAGGTGATGAGAAAGTATTGGTTTTGGCCACATCAAGTATCGATAAGAAGGTAAAACTGTGGGCTGCTCCATCGCTTCCTGCACCATAAAGGAATTTTGTAGGTGTGTAACGAGCTCATGCGAGGCATGTAGGAGCTCCTGATCTGACCTGGTTGGCAACGGCACGAGAAATGTTTTGTAAGTTCTAGGCCCTAGGTTAAGTAGTTCTAACAACTTCATGAAAGCTTCTTCTCGTGGCAGTTGAAAGGTAGATCGTTGAACTTGTTAGAGCGTTCATactgagaagaaaaaaagaaagaaaaagaaaagtgttGTTTCACTGGTACACTTGGATTTCAGAGATTTTGGTGATGATGAATTAATGTTGCACAAGGAACTAGACCAATTGATTGGTTTGAGTTTTCCTTTTCATGTACAGAAAGTGCTTTTACACCGAAAgttctaatttctttttagctttttttcccttccctGTAAACTTTGGAAAATCAATTCTCATCAAGctatttgaaatatatatatatatatatatatagatgctTTATTGATATGAAATAGGTTACATCTCCACTGTTGTAGCTTATAACATGTAAAAGTTTCATGACAAAATACCACCAACATTTCTTTTACAAACAGAATTACAAAACCTAATCACTTTGATGCAGAAGGGTCTTAGAGACTTTTAACCTTCTCAATGACTTGTTTGTGAGACCGATATCCCTGAAGATTTACACAATTGTTGCATTAGTGCTATGCAATTTTAACtgtttcattttcaagttcaacaaaatTAGATAAGAGTAAAAGCTAAACatgaaataaagaaatcatCTTTAACCTTATTGGTGCCATAGATGTAATCGCAATAAGTGAAAATCGATGCGAAGTTGCTTTTACTCTGCTCCCCAACAAAGTGGTGGT
The Prunus dulcis chromosome 2, ALMONDv2, whole genome shotgun sequence DNA segment above includes these coding regions:
- the LOC117618691 gene encoding transducin beta-like protein 2, with amino-acid sequence MDPVLLIAVLSILIGAVIALAFFGNYFRKRSSEIQSISQPELQSDPKKQPSKPHQTKKSHAKPHSHTSDKDQNKKHHPLDVNTLKGHGDAVTGLCFSSDGRSLATACADGVLRIFKLDDASSKSFKFLRINLPVGGHPVAVSFSDDGLSLVAASQSLSGSSLYMYGVEKPKTSEEVKQQPKLPLPEIKWEHHKVHEKLGILTLSGTTASYGSADGSTIVASCSEGTDIILWHGKTGKILGHVDTNQLKNTMAALSPNGRFLAAAAFTADVKVWEIVYSKDGSVKEVSKAMQLKGHKSAVTWLCFTPNSEQIITASKDGSIRIWNINVRYHMDEDPKTLKVFPIPLDLGGATVQYDRLSLSPDGKILAATHGTTLQWLCVETGKLLDTADKAHEGDITCIAWAPKTIPMGDEKVLVLATSSIDKKVKLWAAPSLPAP